The genome window TGGTCCCCACAGTACTGTATTAATATGGAGTCAGGTTCTCCATTGCTTGTGGGAAGTGTATGGCAGTGGTAGTGCGGAGAATTATTGGGCTTGCATGATAAGACTGGTTGTCATGTTGATGATGACTTATTTACGAATCAATACAGTGTCGGTGAAATTTCAGACACTTTTCAAACCATTTAGTCAGTATAACATCGTTCAAAGTTAagagaaatgtatgaaatagtTTCATTGACTGGAATTTAGATCACGGTCGACTTCGTAGCTACGCAGCAACACGGCTCGCTCCACCCATCGAGCTGCACGACTGCCAGCCCTACAGCCCGGGGGCCCGCGGGCCGGTATCGGTGGTTGCGTGTGCCACTCTCGAGAGCAGCGTGGCGCGGTGTGGAAACCGAACGAAGACGATTCGACGTaggatttgtttcatttttcttactgaaatgattcatttgcccataaaaatgtcaccaaggatataaaacacatgtaattatatgaaacactatatttcattgttggTTATTCGCATCTAAAGGAAATTTCTCAACAAATTTCACCTTACCAAACAGGCTGTCGTCACAGGTTGTGCTGGTATCGGTGCACGTGGGAGGGGGTCCGGTGGCCAGTGGTCGAGCGCCACGCCGAGACGAGCCTCTCAGCTAGCAGCGCGGCGCGCGTCCCGCGATATGGAAACCGAACAAGTACGAACGAAGACGATTCGACATACTGTAGacaattgtttcatttttcacactAAAATGATTCCTCTGctcatgaaaatgtcaccaAGGATAGAAAACACATGTACCTATGTAAAATACCATATTTTATTGCTGATGTTAAGCATTTAATGGAAATTTCTCAACAAATTTCACCTTACCATGGAAGCTTTCGTCACAAGAAAAAACTCCGTCACCAAGACTCTCAGAGCAGAAAAGATACCGTTAAATATTGCTTCGCagcatcagaaaataaaaaggaattgcCTTAAAATGcgataaaacattttttcatacatCATTCCACTAACCTATGTCAAtattatgacaaaaatgtgtttcattCTGTAAAAATCAGGCACAAATAAAGTTGGGTCGAGTTGTCCAATCGCAAACCCGCCCCTGGACAACTCGACCCGGTCGAGCTGTCCAGGGGTAGGGACGAGTTGTCCAGGGACGACTTATCCCGCGGTCGAGTTGTCCAACCCCCTTCTGAATATAAAGGAGTTTATTGATAGTGATAGCGATAAACAAAACCTGAATTACCTAGGCTACGATGACGCCTAAGTTGAAAAACTTGTAGAGGGCCATTCAAAGGATTTAATCCTGTTTTCATCAATCTAATTTGTTAAAAAGTACACGGTACGGTAGCCGTATACCGTATATAGACTTTACAGATTAGTAGGGAGTACGACAGATTGCCCTTTCGCGCAATTTAAACGTGTGAAAAACAGGTAGGCCTACCGCTGTAGGCACTATATAACGATGATTTAAACCCTATTGTAAAATTCACATTCCTTCACCTTTTACCTTCTAAATTCATCCTGAGGCAGCCAAAGAGTTGAAGTCTTCAAATCTAGTATCAGTATTGAGTTATCTCTTTTGACAAAATCAGCTCGTATAAGCTGAAAAAGAGCCTTGAAAATAGAACGGTTCTACTCCATGTCAGCGAATTGCGCGATGTCTGTGGAGTCTCCGTACCGTTAATCTCGTTGCGGAGAGATCGAGATAGGTCACCACGTATTGGGAAATGTCCTGCtagacctttgaactttgacgtCATATCACTTGCTGTAGGGGTACCCTTCGAACGTGTTACGAAATGCATCGTGTGCGCGAGATATCGCGCTTTCGAATGATACCACACATGGCGTAACTCGTCTTAATTTTCGCCATTAGAATCAAAAGATCAGTTTGACGAGACGTCGGCATCATTTTCACTGCAGTATTTCTGTTCAAAATTGTCCAAAATCTACACCAAGAAAGCGGAAAAAGATGTGGAAAAAGTATTTTGTAAAAGTCTGAAGTTCCTGAGCATGTTGCACTGTGTTGTTGTGCTTGTACCGGTATAGGTCCATGATATAGGTCTGTCGGCAGTTTACGATTTTCAATAACAAGTATGAGTTGGTCTTTCGTTTaaagtgagttttttttttttgttatttttttgtataatacaatgatacaatgtaatacaatgatcatggctgggttttttttttttcgcgttttttttgttttttttgttttgtttttttagggggCATTGATGATAAAGCTGGGGAtctgtgcttttatttttatttattgatttatctctatttttttttcagaagattAGCAATAGTTGGAAAGCTGgcaatttattcatattctaaCACCAGCGTGTTTCCTTTTTTGACAAAATAGCCCCACAAAATAATATCCATTTATGTACCATTGTACATCACGTACTATCAGCTGACTGTAACTGAAAGAGTCAGTGAGTTACAATAGTTACACACCAGCTGGAAAACAAGTGGCTACTCACAACGGGTTCCACTATTGAACTTGCTGAATGACCAATGGTGATAAAGCCACGGACAATGCACTTTCGATGCCCATGTATTTCGGTACAGGGCCTACGTTTTACGACAACGAGATGCACTGTTTTGCAACGATTCGCGATTACAGATTTGTCTATATGTGGGGCTACACAAACAGTGTAAACATCGTGATGATCGTTAACATCATACCCTTTTCGACGaagttttacttttttattgaCCATCCAAAAGACAACGGCTCTGATTCAGAATTCAGTACGATCATGTTCAGTATGTTCTTTCATGCCATGTCCTCTAACCCTGCAATGTCAATGTCGTTCGATCGACATTTCAACTGTACAATTGACTGGACTACACTGCGTCTACGACCGAATTTTTCAGCATGGATATGATAGGGGTTTGCATTTCTACGTACGTGTACACAATACACGTGCGTATCATGATGCAAGcccatgtatattttgtgtacatgactgtatatatactatacatTCAATTCATGATCATATTGCATGCAGAAGCGCTAAGCCACCGTGACTCTCTCCTCTCTGCGGCCGAGGATCCGCCGACCCAAGCGCAGTATTCGCATACAGTGCGAACCATGCGCGAACGCTCTCTGCACTGGAAGCAGCGAATGAAAGTATAGCTGCACTTTTCCAGCAACTCGGTGATTACGCAATGTTATGTGGCCTAAGCGTTGACAGTTTTATGACTCGTACATCACCAGTTTGCTCGACCCCACGCTGAGTCTCCACCATCGGCGGATCTCGTACTTCAAAGGGGGTTTTGATGACAAAAGTCCAttcgttgtaggtccatgcttTTAGTTCTAACGGTATAAGGTCTAGTCTATGCCCCTATTTatatgcagggaggtgagacaaaaaggAGTGGGCACTCTGCCCTGAGGGTTTTCCCTATCACTCAACACAGGATTACAAGGGATCAGTGCCCCAACGAACAAGTAAACGACCTCTTACGTAACGAGGTCAGTCTGATCGTTATCACTGCTGTTTGATGTTCGATCCTCGGGGGCGCGGTGATTTGGCCCTCTATCGTTAGGAGTATGGACAGGCCAGTTGACTTGTGTGTGTTCACAAGGACGTGTATGAGGGTTTTACATTCTTTGTGCAGGCTCACACGGCATATACTCTTGGGACCTGCTAGTCTAAGTGTCACTGCAGCCACCTGCAGTGATATTGTACATGCAAATTCAACCTTATTGCTTGATGCATTTAACGAAACTCCTGGTAAATAGACTAGTAAATTCAATTAAACTCCTGTAAAAGTAGTCTAGCATAGTTTGCAAAACCAGCGTCTTGGACTTGACCCTTGTTAGGAATCACTGACCACGACCATGAATAGACCCCCTCCTTCATGCTTCTTTGTTCCCTTGCCCCCTCTTTTGTGTGCATGGCCAAGAGTGTTGCCATGAAGtgtaaacatacaatgtatatgtaacAGTATATAGCTATATACCAAGAAAGCCAAGTTAGCTGGGCATTAGTTGTTGTGTTAACAGTGAAGTCAGGACATGTTTCGTGTGTGTTAGCAGTGGCTTTCGTTGGATCGCAGAGGCCCAATTCGGTAAGAATAACATTTGATATGTTATTTAATACTTTTAGATTATAGTAAAACATGTGTATTTCGATATAACCTTTTAGTAGGGATTGTAACACGAAATGATACAGTTAATTTATATTTGAAACTTCGTTTATGTTTAGAAAGCTAAACATACTTGAATTATTACATCGTATGCATGgttgatacatgtacttctatACTGTCATTAAAGACCTTTGATTATTCAGTTAAGTTATTACGAATGATTTGAAGTACATAGTTTTTCAGTTAAAGAGTTAGAGAATGTAATTAGACATTGATTGTGAATGTTTTAGTGTAGCTTTGTTATGTTTTAACAACACTATCGTATATATTCACATTAGTTATAAACCTAAATGCTGAGTTAAGGTCTTATTAGGACCGACTGGCATTCTCACACAAAATGTCTTATTGATaaatcatttcacatttttgttagTGATGTGAGGTTATATATTTGCTGTTTAAGGACATAAAACAGACAGGAATATATTTTATTGCTAGTGGTTTTCGTCATCACAAATTTAGTTCTTACTTGTGTCAGTGGAGAAACAATTTAATAGGACGGTTGCTTCTCTTAATGTGAGAATATTATTCTCCTTTTACAAGATTAGATATATCCAGTGGATTGTTAAGGTTAGTTTTGCTGACGTGTATAAGTTGTGGTTGTTCGTCTGGGTTTATGGtatttgttgttttaacatGATTTTAAGTATCGTTTGAATGGGaagttagtagtagtagcagtgtCAATTATATATCGATAGTGTATGTAGTGTGCATAGTGTCGGTTAGTTCACAGGTTGTGATttgtaaatgtaaatatttcgttatacatgtacaagatgacttattttctgtatttctttatgttATCTTTACAGATCGTTATCTCAAATTCGCCTCAAATTCGCCTCAAATTCGCCTCATCTCAAATGCACCTCATATTCGCCTCgtggatatttttgcaactGAATAAAACATATGTTTGTTGGACTTTAGTTGTTTGTGCACCGAGTGATTTGTGAATAACGACGATCAAGCCGTGTGTGCGAACTGAAACTCCTCCGTTATCTAGTTGATGCGGAGGCAGCCACAATAACGATCGAATAGTTTATTGCTAACAACGACTGGATCGTACTATGCCTGAGAACATCATTGCGTGATTTCATCGTATCACGGAGACCCAAGTCAGCTAGGTGTCAACATGGCAGAAGCTGGGAATTCGCCCGTCACACCCGCCAAGGATCACGCTCCAGCGTCGTCGGAGTGCTCCCGAAAGAGCCGTAAGGCCGGCAGTGTTGCCAGTTCGAGGAGATCGAGGTCGGTAAAAAGTGAGCGGTTAGCTGAGGTATTCCAAGCTGAATTAGAACTAATGGACCAGGAGGACAAATTGCAGCTGTTAAAAGCCGAGCACGAGCTGCAGTTAAAAAAAGCGGAAATGAATTTGAAGCGTCTTGCCCTACAGAAAGAACATAAAGCAAAACTAGCTGAGTTAGCCGAGGATTCCGAGTCGCAATCTGTGGAGCTGGATCTtccaaaagaagaaaaggaggacTCAATCAAGCGATTTCTTGATTCACAGGAGGCTTCATCATATCAAAACAACACACCTCCGCAACCGAAGGGTGACGTTATTCCTCAAAATACACTCAATGGCTTGGGGAAATTCGCAGAGTCACTCTCGGAAGTAGCAAGGGCTATCGCATCACAAAACACAAATGCCCAACAAGTTGCTGTGTTGAGCCAGTTGCCTCCAATCGACCTGCCCATTTTTAGCGGAGATCCACTTCTCTATCCGCTATGGAAAAACGCCTTCTTCAGCCTGGTCGACAGCAAGCAAATTTCACACTCCACCAAGCTGCATTACCTAAACAAGTCTGTGTCTGGACCCCCTAAAGAAGTTGTGCAGCATTATCTCCTCCTTGGTACTGAAGACGCGTACAACAAAGCCTGTATGGTGCTCGCAGATCGTTATGGCAGCCCAAGCGTGGTGGCTGCTGCATTCCTGAAGAAACTGAACTCCTGGCCTAGGATCAGCGACCGCGATTCATCCGGCTTGCGGAAATTTGGTGATTTCTTGGACCAAGTTGGTGCAGCAAAACTGAGCATCCCGGCGCTGGGTATCTTGGACTTTCCCCAGGAGAATGTGAAAATGTTGGAAAAGCTGCCGTGGTACATGGAGCGCCAATGGAGGGAGGAGATCACCCGATGGCAGCGGCATGGGTATGGTAGCTACCCAACATTCAGCAGGTTTGCTGAGTTCGTTAAAGACGCAGCTTTCAAAGCCAACATCCCTGAACTTGAATGCCTCCGGAAAAGTGACCCGAAACCATACCAACCGACAGCTGCGGGAGGCAAACGGATCTCAAGCAAAACATTTTCGACAGCAGCATCGGAGCACAATCAGAAGGGTGATTATTCGTCATGCCCCTTCTGTAAGAAGGATCACCATCTCGACGATTGCTCTGCCTTCCTGAAGAAACCCTACTTCGCACGCAGGCGATTCTTCTTTCAGAAGAGGTTGTGCATGGGCTGCGGAGCATCGGACGAACATCAATCGAAGGACTGCCCCGAGAAGCGAACATGCAAGGAGTGTGCTGCTTCCCACCCTTCATGCCTCCATCGACCAGCAGCGACATCCGAGGCATCGTCAAAGTGTACAAGTGTTTGTACACTTCCAGACCAAAATGGACAAGAACACTGTATGATCGTGCCTGTGTGGGTGCGTCACAAAGATAATCCTGAAAGCGAGGTCCTCCAGTACGCAATATTAGACGACCAGTCTAATGTTGGATTCGTCGCAGAAGGACTGTGCAACCAGCTGGATGTGAAGGGGCCGGAGACGGACCTGCACCTGACAACGATGCACAATACGTCTGTCATCAAAAGTGTGAAGGTGTCTGATCTGCAGGTCTTGGACTTTAACAGGGAGCAAATAATCGACCTACCTCCCATGTACACAAGGGATGTGGTTCCTGCCAGTAGGTCACAAATTCCCAAGACCGATGTAGCAAAGGAGTGGCCACACTTGGAGTCGGTAGCCCACAAACTGATGCCGTACAACAGGAGTTTGGAGGTTTCCTTACTGATTGGAAACAACTGTCCGCGTGCAATCAGACCGCGTGAAGTTGTAGCAGGAGGAGAGGATGACCCCTATGGTATGAGAACAGCGTTGGGCTGGGGTATTGTTGGAAGGATCTGCAAAACCTTGCGAGATGAAGAGGAAGCTGTATGTCACAGAATCCAGGTCCACGATGCATACTCGCACTTTGTCCGTCCCAGCAAGGCTAAGGAAGTTTTCAGCCCACAGACCATCCTCAACGCACTCGAAAGAGACTTTAACGACACAGAAAAGGGACAGGCTCCATTTTCTGTGAATGAGAGGAAGTTCGTCGACACGCTTGAGCAGGGGATCATGAAGCTCGATGATGGTCACTATGAGATGCCACTACCTCTGAAGTCACAGCACGCATCCCCTCCTTACAATAAGCCACTCGCACAGAAAAGGTGGAATCAGCTCAATGCGAGATTCAAGAAAAACCCCAAGTTCCTCGCGGACTATCAAAACTTCATGGATGACGTCATCGACAACTATGCAGAGAGAGTCCCGGTGAATGATCTGCAACTTCGTGAACGAGTCAACTACATACCTCACACTGGGGTATACCACCCAAGGAAGCCGGACAAAATCAGGGTCGTGTTTGACTGTTCAGCTGTGTACCAAGGGGTGTCCCTGAACGACCACCTGCTGCAAGGTCCCAACTTGATGAACAATTTGCTGGGTGTACTTTGCAGGTTTCGGAAGGAGCCAGTGGCAGTTGCGGTGGATGTAAAAAGTATGTTCCATCAATTCTTTGTAGCACCAGGTGACAGGGATTTGCTGAGGTTCCTGTGGTGGGAAGATGGAAATCCAAACAAGCCGGTCGTGGAGTATCGCATGAAGGTTCACTTGTTCGGTGCTGTCAGTTCTCCAGGTGTCGCGAACTTTGGACTGAAACGAGCTGCAGACGACGGTGAGGCTGAACATGGTACAGCAGCTGCAGATTTCATAAGGAGGGACTTCTACGTCGACGATGGGCTCAGATCGGAGCCAACTACCGAGTCTGCAGTACGTTTGCTGAAGAACAGCCAGGAAATCTGTGCGAAAGCTGGACTGAAGCTCCACAAAGTCATGTCTAACGATCGTGAGGTTCTGAAGAGCTTTCCTGAGGAGGACAGGGCCAAGGAGGTACAAGGACTTGACCTGGATAAAGACCCCTTGTCTATCGAGCGAGTCCTCGGAGTCGTGTGGCGAGCAGAGAGTGATGTGTTCAACTTCGTCGTGGAGCTGAAAGAAAGACCTTTCACCCGAAGGGGTGCCCTCTCAACTGTAGGTGCATTCTACGACCCTTGCGGATTCCTTGGTCCAGTCATGCTGAGGGGAAAGCAAGTTCTGCAGGAGTTATGCAGGAGGAAACTGGACTGGGACACACAGATGCCAGTTGACCTACGTGTTCGATGGGAGGAGTGGCTTGAAGACATCCACGAGTTGGAGCACTTTCAGATCCCACGATGCTTCAAACCAATGGACTTTGGAAATGTACAACAAGTGGAGCTGCATCATTTTTCTGACGCAAGCCAAGATGGTTATGGTCAGTGTACCTATGTCAGGCTCGTCAATGAGGACAACAAGGCTCACTGTGCTTTCGTAATCGGCAAGTCTAGAGTTACTCCTCTACGTCAGGTCACCATTCCAAGACTGGAACTAGCGGCAGCTACTGTGTCGGCTCGAGTCAGCGCCTTTCTTCGAGAAGAGCTTGGATACTCTGACTGTAAAGAGTACTTCTGGACTGACAGCAAAGTAGTACTTGGCTATGTACGGAATGAAGCGAAACGTTTTCATGTCTTCGTGGCCAACAGAGTGCAGCTCATTCGAGATCTGACCAACCCTGAAGACTGGTTTTATGTCGGTACCAGTTCAAATCCTGCAGATGATGCATCGCGTGGTCTTTCGGCAAAGGAGCTTGTCCAGAACAGCCGTTGGTTGAGGGGGCCAGAGTTTCTGTGGAGAGATGGCATCTTCGAAGCCGAGACTACAGAAACGGACCAACTGGATGAGAGTGATCCTGAAGTGAGAAGAGCGTCAACAATGGCAACGCATGTAGATGGATCATCTCGAGCACACCCTAACCACTTTGACAGTAGCAGGCTGATGAGCTTCTCAAGATGGTACCATGCCAAGAAGGCTGTTGCACGATGTCTACAACTGAAGGACAAGCTAAAACAGAGAAAGGTAAAAAGAAGTGCGGAGAAAGGAGAAAATCGTGCACTTCAACCGCTGTCAGTGTCTGCACTAGTCGAAGCTGAAAAAATCATACTCAGAAGCGTCCAGCAAGAGTACTTTGCAGAAGAACTGAAAATTCTGGAACAACTGGGTGCCACACAAGAACAATGTGACAGAAACACAGCCCGATCGAGGAAGACACGAATGAAGCAGACTAGCAGCATCCATCGTTTGGACCCCTTTCTAGATTCTGATGGGTTGATTCGAGTTGGTGGACGCATCGATCGTGCCAATATGCCACAGGAAGTCAAGCACCCAATCATCCTGCCGTCTTCATGCCATGTTACCAGGCTGGTAATTCAGCACTATCATGAAAGGCTGCAGCACATGGGTAGGGGCATAACTCACAATGAAATCCGACAGAGTGGCTACTGGATACTAGGTGGATCGTCAGCTGTGTCCCAGTGCATTTCATCATGTGTGGAATGTAGACGAAGAAGAGGAACTCCCCAGCAGCCAAAGATGGCAGAGCTCCCGGCAGATCGACTGGAACCAGCGCCACCTTTCTCGTATTCTGCTGTAGACTACTTCGGCCCATTTCTCATCAAGGAGAAACGCAGTCAGGTGAAGCGATATGGGGTGATATTCACCTGTATGTCTAGCAGGAGCGTACATATCGAGATGGCCAATAGCTTGAGCGGAAGTTCATTCATCAATGCTCTCAGGCGGTTCCTGAATCGGCGAGGTGATGTACGCCAGCTGAGATCCGACCAGGGGACGACATTCATCGGAGCCCGAAGCGAGTTGCGAGAGGCCCTGTCTGAGATGGACCAGACAAAGGTACAGGAATACCTTTTGTCTAATGGAATTGACTGGATACCATTCGAGTTGAATGTGCCTCATGCCTCTCATATGGGTGGTGTCTGGGAGAGGCAGATACAGACTGTCCGTCGGGTCTTGGAACCACTGCTCAAGTCAATCGGCTGTCAGCTCGACGACGAAGCCTTCAGAACGTTCCTTACTGAGGCTGAAGCCATCATCAACTCCAGACCACTTACGACTACAAATCTCAATGACCCTGGTGCACCTGAACCTCTCACTCCCAACCACATCCTGCTGATGAAGAGCAAGGTAGCTCTTCCTCCACCAGGCATCTTCCAGAGAGAAGATGTGTACTCACGAAAATGGTGGCGGCGGGTTCAGTATGCTGCTAATGAATTCTGGACGAGATGGAAGAAGGAGTACTTGCAGAGTCTGCAGTCTCGTCAGAAGTGGATCCATCCTGGCCGTAACCTAGCAGTGGGAGATGTGGTCATCTCAAAGGAGACTGAGGACGAAGTTCGATGTAGGTGGCCCCTAGCTCGTGTGACAGCTGTATACCCCAGCAAGGATGGCTTCGTCAGGAAGGTGCGCATTCTGATGGCGGACAAGCTGCTCGACAGCGAAGGGAAGAGACAACGCCCACCGTCAGAGTACGACAGACCTGTCAACAAACTCGTTCTTCTTCTCCCCTCCGAAGAGGCCGAATAATCGAAGCTAACGCAGAAGACCGGTTGGATTCCCCCTCAAGGAGCCTTTGATACTCGCGACTTGAAAGTAGATTTTATTATCGCATCGTAGAAAGTTTGCCTCTAATTTTCTTTGAATGGTAACGTATTCGTAATCGTATCCCGTAAGGTAATATATTATTGGTAAATGGATCATTCCATTTAAAGGAGCCATGTCACTGCAGCCACCTGCAGTGATATTGTACATGCAAATTCAACCTTATTGCTTGATGCATTTAACGAAACTCCTGGTAAATAGACTAGTAAATTCAATTAAACTCCTGTAAAAGTAGTCTAGCATAGTTTGCAAAACCAGCGTCTTGGACTTGACCCTTGTTAGGAATCACTGACCACGACCATGAATAGACCCCCTCCTTCATGCTTCTTTGTTCCCTTGCCCCCTCTTTTGTGTGCATGGCCAAGAGTGTTGCCATGAAGtgtaaacatacaatgtatatgtaacAGTATATAGCTATATACCAAGAAAGCCAAGTTAGCTGGGCATTAGTTGTTGTGTTAACAGTGAAGTCAGGACATGTTTCGTGTGTGTTAGCAGTGGCTTTCGTTGGATCGCAGAGGCCCAATTCGGTAAGAATAACATTTGATATGTTATTTAATACTTTTAGATTATAGTAAAACATGTGTATTTCGATATAACCTTTTAGTAGGGATTGTAACACGAAATGATACAGTTAATTTATATTTGAAACTTCGTTTATGTTTAGAAAGCTAAACATACTTGAATTATTACATCGTATGCATGgttgatacatgtacttctatACTGTCATTAAAGACCTTTGATTATTCAGTTAAGTTATTACGAATGATTTGAAGTACATAGTTTTTCAGTTAAAGAGTTAGAGAATGTAATTAGACATTGATTGTGAATGTTTTAGTGTAGCTTTGTTATGTTTTAACAACACTATCGTATATATTCACATTAGTTATAAACCTAAATGCTGAGTTAAGGTCTTATTAGGACCGACTGGCATTCTCACACAAAATGTCTTATTGATaaatcatttcacatttttgttagTGATGTGAGGTTATATATTTGCTGTTTAAGGACATAAAACAGACAGGAATATATTTTATTGCTAGTGGTTTTCGTCATCACAAATTTAGTTCTTACTTGTGTCAGTGGAGAAACAATTTAATAGGACGGTTGCTTCTCTTAATGTGAGAATATTATTCTCCTTTTACAAGATTAGATATATCCAGTGGATTGTTAAGGTTAGTTTTGCTGACGTGTATAAGTTGTGGTTGTTCGTCTGGGTTTATGGtatttgttgttttaacatGATTTTAAGTATCGTTTGAATGGGaagttagtagtagtagcagtgtCAATTATATATCGATAGTGTATGTAGTGTGCATAGTGTCGGTTAGTTCACAGGTTGTGATttgtaaatgtaaatatttcgttatacatgtacaagatgacttattttctgtatttctttatgttATCTTTACAGATCGTTATCTCAAATTCGCCTCAAATTCGCCTCAAATTCGCCTCATCTCAAATGCACC of Diadema setosum chromosome 15, eeDiaSeto1, whole genome shotgun sequence contains these proteins:
- the LOC140238615 gene encoding uncharacterized protein, whose amino-acid sequence is MAEAGNSPVTPAKDHAPASSECSRKSRKAGSVASSRRSRSVKSERLAEVFQAELELMDQEDKLQLLKAEHELQLKKAEMNLKRLALQKEHKAKLAELAEDSESQSVELDLPKEEKEDSIKRFLDSQEASSYQNNTPPQPKGDVIPQNTLNGLGKFAESLSEVARAIASQNTNAQQVAVLSQLPPIDLPIFSGASDEHQSKDCPEKRTCKECAASHPSCLHRPAATSEASSKCTSVCTLPDQNGQEHCMIVPVWVRHKDNPESEVLQYAILDDQSNVGFVAEGLCNQLDVKGPETDLHLTTMHNTSVIKSVKVSDLQVLDFNREQIIDLPPMYTRDVVPASRSQIPKTDVAKEWPHLESVAHKLMPYNRSLEVSLLIGNNCPRAIRPREVVAGGEDDPYGMRTALGWGIVGRICKTLRDEEEAVCHRIQVHDAYSHFVRPSKAKEVFSPQTILNALERDFNDTEKGQAPFSVNERKFVDTLEQGIMKLDDGHYEMPLPLKSQHASPPYNKPLAQKRWNQLNARFKKNPKFLADYRRFLNRRGDVRQLRSDQGTTFIGARSELREALSEMDQTKVQEYLLSNGIDWIPFELNVPHASHMGGVWERQIQTVRRVLEPLLKSIGCQLDDEAFRTFLTEAEAIINSRPLTTTNLNDPGAPEPLTPNHILLMKSKVALPPPGIFQREDVYSRKWWRRVQYAANEFWTRWKKEYLQSLQSRQKWIHPGRNLAVGDVVISKETEDEVRCRWPLARVTAVYPSKDGFVRKVRILMADKLLDSEGKRQRPPSEYDRPVNKLVLLLPSEEAE